One segment of Ascidiaceihabitans donghaensis DNA contains the following:
- a CDS encoding LON peptidase substrate-binding domain-containing protein, translated as MKKITDLPDVIPVFPLPGALLLPRARLPLHLFEPRYLQMFDDALKTEARLIGMVQPNEVPGREGPGLHTIGCAGRITQFSETEDNRYMITLGGVSRFRVVKEIDGFTPYRRCEVNWDGFDRDLGDTEEDVVFDRDPFLNKLSKYFTAQGLSADWETLQDADDELLINSLSMMLDFEPEDKQALLEAPSLSTRRETLLTLIEFNLAGGPDGDMLQ; from the coding sequence ATGAAAAAGATAACTGATCTGCCGGATGTAATCCCGGTTTTCCCTTTGCCCGGTGCGCTGCTTTTGCCGCGTGCCCGGCTGCCGTTGCATCTGTTTGAACCGCGCTATCTGCAAATGTTCGACGATGCGTTGAAAACCGAGGCACGCCTGATCGGCATGGTGCAACCCAACGAGGTGCCGGGGCGCGAAGGGCCGGGGCTGCACACAATCGGGTGCGCCGGGCGGATCACGCAGTTTTCAGAAACTGAAGACAACCGCTATATGATCACTTTGGGGGGCGTATCGCGGTTCAGAGTGGTCAAAGAAATAGATGGCTTTACACCGTACCGCCGGTGCGAGGTGAATTGGGACGGCTTTGATCGTGATCTTGGCGACACAGAGGAAGACGTCGTATTTGACCGCGATCCCTTCCTGAACAAGTTGTCAAAATACTTCACAGCGCAAGGGCTGTCGGCCGACTGGGAAACCCTGCAAGATGCAGATGATGAATTGCTGATCAATTCGCTGTCCATGATGCTGGACTTTGAACCCGAAGACAAACAAGCACTGCTTGAAGCCCCAAGCCTAAGCACACGCCGCGAAACGCTTTTGACATTGATCGAATTCAATCTTGCGGGCGGCCCGGACGGAGACATGCTGCAATGA
- a CDS encoding amidase: MQTWLKMTASDLGRGIGAGTIDPVALVQTYLEAIDAHPLHDRIYARVTRDRALAEARAAATRAKAGQRLSLLDGVPISWKDLFDTAGTGTEAGSELLSGRVPDQDAVVLANATAMGLVCLGKTHMSELAFSGLGYNPSTATPPCVNDADAVPGGSSSGAAASVAFDLAPAAIGSDTGGSVRIPAAWNDLVGLKTTAGRLTLEGVVPLALKFDTIGPLTRSVEDAAQLLGLLEGAAVADLRGASLDGRRFAILRTSMLDGTRAQPLAAFEAAVDRLVAAGAVVEHIDVPEVQEAVDLAALLITSEAYGLWKDVIEANPDAMYDEILARFRLGAAHGAADYVAGWAKLDALRAAYDAATAGFDAVLGPSSAIMPPNLDRLNSEEDYYVSENLLALRNTRVGNMLGLCGLTLPTGVPSCGIMFLCAPDLEEHLLRVGAAAEAALI; this comes from the coding sequence ATGCAGACATGGTTGAAGATGACCGCCAGTGATTTGGGACGTGGCATTGGTGCTGGTACGATCGATCCGGTTGCGTTGGTTCAAACCTATCTGGAGGCCATTGACGCACATCCTTTGCACGACCGGATTTATGCACGCGTCACCCGCGACCGTGCTTTGGCAGAAGCCCGTGCGGCCGCGACGCGTGCGAAAGCGGGTCAGCGATTGTCTTTGTTGGATGGTGTGCCGATCAGCTGGAAGGATCTGTTTGATACAGCAGGGACAGGGACCGAGGCTGGGTCCGAATTGTTATCAGGTCGCGTGCCGGACCAAGATGCGGTTGTATTGGCAAATGCGACCGCTATGGGTTTGGTTTGCTTGGGAAAAACCCACATGAGTGAGCTGGCATTTTCTGGGTTGGGCTACAATCCTTCCACGGCCACGCCGCCATGTGTGAATGATGCGGATGCGGTGCCGGGGGGGTCGTCATCGGGGGCCGCGGCCTCTGTGGCCTTTGATTTGGCGCCAGCGGCAATCGGGTCTGACACGGGTGGCTCTGTGCGTATTCCTGCGGCATGGAATGATCTTGTTGGTTTGAAAACCACAGCGGGGCGATTGACCCTTGAGGGTGTCGTTCCATTGGCGTTGAAATTCGACACCATAGGCCCGCTGACCCGTTCGGTCGAAGATGCGGCGCAGCTTTTGGGCTTGTTGGAAGGTGCCGCGGTTGCGGATTTGCGTGGCGCATCCTTGGACGGGCGGCGGTTTGCGATTTTGCGCACTTCGATGCTGGATGGTACGCGTGCCCAGCCTTTGGCCGCATTCGAAGCCGCAGTTGACCGGCTTGTCGCTGCGGGTGCTGTCGTTGAACATATTGATGTCCCTGAAGTGCAAGAGGCCGTTGATCTGGCCGCACTTTTGATCACATCAGAAGCATATGGCCTTTGGAAAGACGTTATCGAGGCCAACCCGGACGCAATGTACGATGAGATCTTGGCGCGTTTTCGCCTTGGTGCAGCGCATGGCGCCGCGGACTACGTGGCGGGATGGGCCAAATTGGACGCATTGCGTGCAGCATACGATGCTGCCACCGCAGGCTTTGATGCTGTGCTTGGCCCGTCGTCTGCGATTATGCCGCCCAATCTGGATCGATTGAACAGCGAAGAAGACTATTACGTGTCCGAAAACCTTCTGGCTTTGCGCAACACCCGTGTGGGTAACATGCTGGGCTTGTGTGGTTTGACCTTGCCCACGGGTGTGCCAAGCTGCGGCATCATGTTTTTATGCGCCCCGGATCTGGAAGAGCATTTGTTGCGTGTTGGTGCGGCTGCAGAAGCCGCTTTGATCTGA
- a CDS encoding DUF6653 family protein has product MAKSFDIFAASEKIMRMDDATWTRHANPWSVYSRMTAMPLLTLAVLSRVWIGWWALAAFALVVLCIWWNPRAFTAPSHTNHWAAHGVFGERVFLNRRSVPIPDHHAAWAYGLTWVSASGVLPWLFGLWAINLWAAALGMVLIVGGKIWFVDRMAWLYQDMKDTNPAYSDWQRV; this is encoded by the coding sequence ATGGCAAAATCCTTCGATATCTTCGCTGCATCCGAAAAGATCATGCGCATGGACGACGCGACATGGACGCGACACGCCAACCCGTGGTCGGTCTATTCACGCATGACAGCAATGCCGTTGTTGACCCTTGCGGTCCTGTCGCGGGTTTGGATCGGGTGGTGGGCTTTGGCCGCGTTCGCACTGGTTGTCCTATGTATTTGGTGGAATCCACGCGCTTTTACCGCACCATCACACACCAACCACTGGGCCGCGCATGGCGTCTTTGGCGAACGCGTCTTTCTAAACCGCCGCTCCGTGCCCATCCCCGATCACCACGCCGCTTGGGCGTATGGGCTGACATGGGTTTCGGCTTCCGGGGTCCTGCCGTGGCTTTTTGGTCTTTGGGCTATAAATCTATGGGCCGCTGCGCTTGGAATGGTACTGATTGTCGGCGGAAAGATTTGGTTCGTAGATCGCATGGCATGGCTATATCAGGATATGAAAGACACCAATCCAGCCTATAGTGATTGGCAACGGGTCTAA
- a CDS encoding UbiH/UbiF/VisC/COQ6 family ubiquinone biosynthesis hydroxylase — protein sequence MDNPRHAAHINSMTQETEIAIVGGGLNGPILALALAQSGITSTVIDAQKTKIFKDEGFNGKSYAVALTSQRLLARLGLWDALADNAQPMLEITVTDGRAGEGPSPFFMHFDHAEIEEGPMGYMVQDRHLRPVLLDAIASNPLVTHLPDTTVTGQSAQPSGVSVSLSTGKTLTAKALIGCDGRSSGTCERAGIKRVGWGYAQTALVCAIQHEKPHHGVAHQFFMPAGPLAILPLPGNRSSIVWSETDENAQAFNALPEAAYLDMLRPRFGDFLGEIALEGERFTYPLNLTLAQNLVADRVALVGDAAHGVHPIAGQGLNAGMRDIAALAQILTEAKQRGEDIGSIQVLKRYEEWRRFDNAALAMATDAFNKLFSNDNPLLRIGRDLGMGLINAMPGLRRGFIREAAGLTGDLPKLMQ from the coding sequence ATGGACAATCCCCGACACGCAGCCCATATCAACAGCATGACACAAGAAACAGAAATCGCCATCGTAGGCGGCGGGTTGAACGGGCCAATACTGGCTTTGGCCTTGGCGCAATCAGGAATCACATCCACCGTGATCGATGCCCAGAAAACGAAAATCTTCAAGGATGAGGGGTTTAACGGTAAATCCTATGCCGTGGCACTGACTTCTCAGCGGCTTTTGGCGCGTTTGGGGCTTTGGGATGCCCTTGCGGACAACGCCCAACCCATGTTGGAAATCACAGTCACCGACGGCCGTGCCGGCGAAGGGCCCTCACCGTTTTTCATGCACTTCGACCACGCCGAAATCGAAGAAGGGCCCATGGGCTATATGGTGCAAGACCGTCATTTGCGACCAGTTCTGTTAGATGCAATCGCGTCAAATCCCCTTGTAACGCACCTGCCGGACACAACCGTCACCGGACAATCTGCCCAACCGAGCGGCGTTTCTGTGTCGCTTAGCACAGGAAAGACACTCACCGCCAAAGCCCTTATCGGATGTGATGGGCGCAGCAGCGGCACATGCGAACGCGCAGGCATCAAGCGCGTTGGGTGGGGATATGCGCAAACGGCATTGGTCTGCGCCATCCAACACGAAAAACCGCACCACGGTGTTGCGCATCAATTTTTCATGCCTGCCGGGCCGTTGGCAATTTTACCCTTGCCCGGCAATCGCAGTTCGATTGTGTGGTCCGAAACAGATGAGAACGCGCAAGCCTTCAACGCCCTGCCCGAAGCGGCATATCTTGACATGTTGCGCCCACGCTTTGGCGATTTTCTGGGCGAGATTGCGTTGGAAGGCGAACGGTTCACATATCCTCTGAACCTGACTTTGGCGCAAAACCTTGTCGCTGACCGCGTGGCGCTGGTGGGCGATGCGGCCCACGGCGTCCATCCAATTGCCGGTCAAGGACTGAACGCCGGTATGCGCGACATCGCGGCCTTGGCCCAAATTCTAACCGAAGCAAAGCAGCGCGGCGAAGACATCGGGTCTATTCAGGTTCTCAAACGGTACGAAGAATGGCGCCGATTCGACAACGCAGCCCTTGCCATGGCGACGGATGCGTTTAACAAATTGTTTTCCAACGATAACCCATTGCTGCGCATTGGCCGTGATCTGGGTATGGGTTTGATCAACGCCATGCCTGGCCTGCGTCGCGGGTTCATTCGCGAAGCCGCTGGTCTTACAGGCGATTTGCCAAAGTTGATGCAGTAA
- a CDS encoding Trm112 family protein — MSDDTTTDTDRRMLEALICPRSHETLRYDAAAQELISEGAGLAYPIRNGIPVMLVDEARVLDS; from the coding sequence ATGAGTGACGACACAACAACAGACACAGACCGCCGCATGCTGGAAGCTTTGATTTGCCCCCGCAGCCATGAAACCTTGCGGTATGATGCGGCTGCACAAGAGCTGATTTCGGAAGGGGCCGGGCTTGCGTATCCGATCAGAAACGGGATTCCTGTGATGCTTGTGGATGAAGCGCGGGTGCTAGATAGCTAA
- the trhA gene encoding PAQR family membrane homeostasis protein TrhA, with the protein MAQSSADHYPTYSPFERRADALVHGVAIAASAFAAVYLVLASTLPGFHLPATLLYGAIMVFSFAASAAYHFAPNETVRPARRRLDHAAIFLKIAATYTPLVALINTPFSYVVLAVVWSIGLYGAARKMFFWQSPGPGSLLLYLGMGWLSVSLAKPVITYLPTPTIWLVTIGGLTYSVGTIFYKWEGLRFSNAIWHGFVLVASACFFAGIAYAQAVMLP; encoded by the coding sequence ATGGCTCAAAGTTCCGCAGATCACTACCCGACCTATAGTCCCTTTGAACGGCGCGCTGACGCCCTTGTGCATGGTGTGGCTATTGCCGCCTCCGCATTTGCGGCCGTGTATCTGGTCTTGGCATCCACTTTGCCGGGCTTTCACCTGCCTGCCACATTGCTTTACGGCGCGATTATGGTGTTCAGCTTTGCAGCTTCAGCGGCATATCACTTTGCACCGAACGAAACCGTACGACCTGCCCGCCGTCGTCTGGATCATGCTGCTATCTTCCTGAAAATCGCCGCCACCTACACCCCGCTTGTCGCTTTAATCAACACACCCTTCAGTTATGTTGTGTTGGCTGTGGTATGGAGCATCGGTTTGTACGGGGCAGCCCGAAAGATGTTCTTCTGGCAAAGCCCCGGACCGGGGTCTTTGTTGCTGTATCTTGGCATGGGGTGGCTTAGCGTCAGTTTGGCGAAACCCGTCATCACCTATTTGCCCACACCCACCATCTGGCTTGTGACCATCGGCGGCCTGACCTATTCGGTAGGCACGATTTTTTACAAATGGGAAGGCTTGCGGTTTTCCAATGCCATCTGGCACGGCTTTGTTCTGGTCGCATCTGCGTGCTTTTTCGCAGGCATCGCTTATGCCCAAGCCGTGATGCTGCCCTGA
- a CDS encoding aminotransferase class I/II-fold pyridoxal phosphate-dependent enzyme, protein MKFPERFSNLPAYAFPRLRALLDVHPAGGDVVHMTIGEPKHVFPAWVTDVISEHAAGFNRYPPNEGAPELRRAFSDWANRRYSLSLDPDVNVMPLNGTREGLYNAPMALCPETKNGQRPTVLMPNPFYQVYMLASISSGAEPVFVAATADTNHLPDYAAQPEDVLQRCVGVYICSPANPQGAVADRAYWTDLLALAEKYDFRIFADECYSEIYRDAPPVGALQVAHEIGADPERVVAFHSLSKRSNLPGLRSGFVTGGPKTMDEIRQLRTYAGSPLPLPLQMAAAAVWADETHVNENRALYAEKYAIADRILGNVPGYSSPEAGFFLWLKVEDGEAAALKLWKETGVRVLPGAYLAQDVDGKNPGHEYIRVAMVAPKAEMTRGLEAIRDCLYPAQNDEAR, encoded by the coding sequence ATGAAGTTTCCCGAGCGGTTTTCGAACCTTCCGGCTTATGCGTTTCCACGTTTGCGTGCGCTTTTAGATGTGCATCCTGCGGGCGGTGACGTAGTGCATATGACCATTGGTGAACCCAAGCACGTTTTCCCGGCGTGGGTTACAGATGTGATTTCCGAACATGCCGCGGGCTTTAACCGTTACCCGCCCAATGAAGGTGCGCCCGAATTGCGAAGGGCTTTTTCCGATTGGGCGAACCGCCGCTATAGTTTGTCGCTTGATCCGGACGTCAATGTAATGCCGTTGAACGGCACACGCGAAGGGCTGTATAACGCGCCCATGGCGTTGTGCCCCGAAACCAAGAATGGCCAGCGCCCTACAGTTTTGATGCCGAACCCGTTTTATCAGGTTTACATGTTGGCCAGCATTTCCTCGGGTGCAGAACCTGTGTTTGTTGCGGCTACGGCAGACACCAACCACTTGCCCGATTATGCCGCGCAGCCGGAAGACGTTTTGCAACGTTGTGTGGGAGTGTACATTTGTTCCCCCGCCAATCCGCAAGGCGCTGTAGCAGATCGTGCCTATTGGACTGACCTGCTGGCCTTGGCAGAAAAGTACGATTTCCGCATTTTTGCAGACGAATGTTACTCCGAGATCTACCGCGATGCCCCCCCTGTTGGTGCTTTGCAAGTTGCGCACGAAATTGGCGCCGACCCAGAGCGGGTTGTGGCGTTTCATTCCTTGTCCAAACGGTCCAATTTGCCGGGCTTGCGGTCCGGTTTTGTAACTGGCGGACCGAAGACTATGGATGAAATTCGTCAATTGCGCACCTACGCAGGGTCGCCTTTGCCGTTGCCTTTGCAGATGGCTGCAGCAGCCGTTTGGGCGGATGAAACGCATGTGAATGAGAACCGCGCTTTGTATGCGGAAAAATACGCGATTGCGGATCGCATCCTTGGCAATGTGCCCGGATACTCCAGTCCGGAGGCCGGTTTTTTCCTATGGTTGAAAGTTGAAGACGGCGAAGCGGCAGCATTGAAATTGTGGAAAGAGACGGGCGTTCGTGTGCTTCCGGGGGCCTATTTGGCACAGGATGTGGACGGCAAGAACCCGGGACATGAATACATCAGGGTCGCCATGGTGGCCCCAAAAGCGGAAATGACGCGCGGGTTGGAAGCCATTCGCGACTGTCTTTATCCAGCTCAGAACGACGAGGCGAGGTAG
- a CDS encoding DNA translocase FtsK 4TM domain-containing protein, with amino-acid sequence MAYQTRGRDPLLDSNMQAAIEKRSKELIGISLIVLGLLCAAMIGSYSPDDPNWLVSTDAQVQNWLGRSGASLAAPLMMVVGLGAWAIAIVLLTWGVRFLLHWGTDRALGRLIFAPIGIALLAIYAETLQPGAAWSQTHSFGLGGMFGYTVMGFSLTVLPIGSAFALKLMSLLMFVAVIAMSAFVLGFTRPEIHRVGRFLLLGVVILYAGLMTLLGKGASNAVHAAREMQTRAAERKERQRAEAAEAAAYAHAEASIPAPDYAVEATPVADAPDYDMAPAEPKAGLLSRMPSLIKRADPVPDAMPEPELIETYSDVELDHAPSDDRIKAKISDVIKSRVRQTPSLQVSSVAPLTKGRGRGPDPLVLNSEPTPVELPPEPPLMASPAAVRAEPPLVAPRADVVAPPVTAAPEPVAEPLPLQDVAQPAPAIPVATPRAVVEQPVRKPVQPSTRAKAEAQPQLSFEDTHPGFELPPLSLLESPDVVQRHHLSDEALEENARMLENVLDDYGVKGEIVAVRPGPVVTMYELEPAPGLKASRVIGLADDIARSMAALSARVSTVPGRSVIGIELPNENREKVVLREILSARDFGDSNMKLPLALGKDIGGDSVVANLAKMPHLLIAGTTGSGKSVAINTMILSLLYKLTPEECRLIMIDPKMLELSVYDGIPHLLSPVVTDPKKAVVALKWTVGEMEERYRKMSKMGVRNIDGYNGRVKEALSKGEMFSRTVQTGFDDDTGEPVFETEEITPVALPYIVVIVDEMADLMMVAGKEIEACIQRLAQMARASGIHLIMATQRPSVDVITGTIKANFPTRISFQVTSKIDSRTILGEMGAEQLLGMGDMLYMAGGAKITRCHGPFVSDEEVEEIVNHLKAFGAPDYVSGVVEGPDEDKESNIDQVLGLGGNTDGADALYDQAVGVVIKDRKCSTSYIQRKLAIGYNKAARLVEQMEDEGLVSAANHVGKREILVPEQQ; translated from the coding sequence ATGGCATATCAAACACGTGGGCGTGACCCGTTGCTGGACAGCAATATGCAGGCAGCGATTGAGAAACGCAGCAAAGAGTTGATTGGTATCTCGTTGATTGTACTTGGCCTTTTGTGTGCGGCTATGATTGGCAGCTATTCGCCGGACGATCCCAATTGGTTGGTCTCTACGGATGCACAAGTGCAAAACTGGCTGGGTCGGTCCGGGGCGTCATTGGCGGCACCATTGATGATGGTTGTGGGACTTGGGGCTTGGGCGATTGCGATTGTCTTATTGACCTGGGGCGTGCGTTTTTTGCTTCATTGGGGCACAGACCGTGCACTGGGCCGTTTGATTTTTGCACCTATCGGTATCGCTTTGCTTGCGATCTATGCTGAGACCCTGCAGCCAGGGGCCGCATGGTCACAAACGCATAGTTTCGGTCTTGGTGGTATGTTCGGTTACACCGTCATGGGCTTTTCGCTGACGGTTCTACCTATCGGATCCGCCTTTGCGCTTAAGCTGATGTCCTTGCTGATGTTCGTGGCTGTCATCGCCATGAGCGCTTTTGTGTTGGGCTTCACACGCCCCGAAATCCACCGCGTCGGACGGTTTTTGCTGCTGGGCGTTGTGATTTTGTATGCAGGCTTGATGACGCTGTTGGGCAAAGGCGCCAGCAATGCAGTCCACGCTGCCCGCGAGATGCAAACACGCGCAGCTGAACGCAAGGAGCGCCAACGGGCAGAAGCCGCAGAGGCAGCGGCCTATGCCCATGCCGAAGCCAGTATTCCGGCACCTGACTATGCCGTTGAAGCAACTCCGGTCGCAGATGCGCCTGATTACGATATGGCCCCGGCAGAACCCAAAGCCGGTTTGTTGTCGCGGATGCCTTCGCTGATCAAACGCGCCGATCCGGTTCCTGACGCGATGCCGGAACCAGAATTGATCGAGACATATTCGGATGTGGAACTGGACCATGCCCCAAGTGATGACCGCATCAAGGCGAAAATCTCGGATGTGATCAAGTCGCGGGTACGTCAAACGCCGTCTTTGCAAGTCAGCTCTGTGGCCCCTTTGACCAAAGGGCGTGGCCGTGGGCCTGATCCTTTGGTGCTGAACTCAGAGCCAACGCCCGTCGAATTGCCGCCTGAACCGCCCTTGATGGCTTCGCCTGCTGCAGTACGCGCGGAACCGCCGCTTGTTGCCCCACGCGCTGATGTTGTGGCCCCGCCTGTGACGGCTGCACCTGAACCGGTCGCAGAACCTTTGCCACTGCAAGATGTCGCCCAACCGGCACCTGCTATCCCTGTGGCAACGCCCCGCGCCGTCGTGGAACAACCTGTGCGCAAGCCGGTGCAACCATCGACGCGCGCCAAAGCCGAAGCCCAACCGCAGCTTTCTTTTGAAGACACACACCCGGGATTTGAACTGCCCCCGCTGTCGTTGTTGGAAAGTCCGGATGTCGTGCAGCGTCACCATCTAAGCGATGAGGCGTTGGAAGAAAACGCGCGCATGTTGGAAAACGTGTTGGATGATTATGGCGTCAAAGGCGAAATCGTTGCTGTGCGCCCCGGTCCCGTTGTCACCATGTATGAACTGGAACCTGCCCCCGGTTTGAAGGCCAGCCGTGTCATCGGGCTGGCGGACGATATTGCGCGATCCATGGCCGCCTTGTCTGCGCGTGTGTCGACCGTTCCGGGCCGTTCTGTTATTGGCATCGAATTGCCAAACGAGAACCGCGAAAAAGTAGTTTTGCGGGAAATCCTTTCGGCTCGTGATTTTGGCGACAGCAATATGAAGTTGCCTTTGGCTTTGGGTAAAGACATCGGCGGCGATTCAGTTGTCGCCAACCTTGCCAAAATGCCCCACTTGTTGATTGCGGGGACGACAGGGTCCGGTAAGTCGGTCGCCATCAACACCATGATCCTGTCGTTGCTTTACAAGCTGACGCCGGAAGAATGCCGTTTGATTATGATTGACCCCAAGATGCTGGAACTGTCTGTCTATGACGGGATTCCGCACCTGCTGTCCCCTGTTGTGACCGATCCCAAAAAGGCGGTTGTGGCCCTTAAGTGGACCGTGGGCGAAATGGAAGAACGCTATCGCAAGATGTCCAAAATGGGCGTGCGCAACATCGACGGCTATAACGGACGCGTCAAAGAGGCGTTGTCCAAAGGCGAGATGTTCAGTCGCACAGTGCAAACCGGATTTGACGATGACACGGGCGAGCCTGTGTTTGAGACCGAGGAAATCACACCCGTTGCATTGCCCTATATCGTGGTGATTGTCGACGAGATGGCCGACCTGATGATGGTTGCGGGTAAAGAGATTGAAGCCTGCATTCAGCGCCTTGCGCAGATGGCGCGGGCGTCAGGCATCCACCTGATTATGGCGACGCAGCGGCCTTCGGTCGATGTGATCACCGGCACGATCAAGGCGAACTTCCCGACGCGGATTTCGTTCCAGGTAACGTCGAAAATCGATTCACGCACGATCCTTGGTGAAATGGGTGCCGAACAGCTTTTGGGTATGGGCGACATGCTTTACATGGCGGGCGGTGCAAAGATTACGCGCTGTCACGGGCCGTTTGTGTCCGATGAAGAAGTCGAAGAAATTGTGAACCACCTGAAAGCCTTTGGTGCGCCTGACTATGTGTCGGGCGTGGTTGAAGGGCCGGACGAAGACAAGGAAAGCAACATCGATCAGGTGCTTGGCCTTGGCGGCAACACAGACGGGGCAGACGCGCTTTATGATCAGGCCGTTGGCGTGGTGATCAAAGATCGCAAATGTTCGACCAGCTACATTCAACGCAAATTGGCGATTGGTTATAACAAAGCCGCGCGACTGGTTGAGCAAATGGAAGACGAGGGACTTGTCTCGGCGGCGAACCACGTGGGCAAACGCGAGATTCTGGTGCCCGAGCAGCAATAA
- the trxA gene encoding thioredoxin: MMDIIGQPAADADLIKDVSEATFMQDVVEASQDTPVIVDFWAPWCGPCKTLGPQLEAAVTAAKGAVKMAKVNVDEAQMIAGQLQIQSIPTVYAFYKGQPVDGFQGAVPQSEIEDFVARVIKAGGGTSPAEDLNSAVEAAEEMLAEGAADDAAQTFAAILEEDPNHAGAYSGLVRAHIALDDLEQAEGILNGAPAEISSSPELDAAAAQLELAKQAANTGPLAELEAAVAADENDHQARLDLAQAMYAAGDGEGAVEHLLTIFRKDREWNDGAAKAQLFTIFEALKPDDPVALNGRRKLSSMIFA, translated from the coding sequence ATGATGGATATTATCGGCCAACCGGCAGCGGATGCAGATCTGATCAAGGACGTATCAGAAGCAACTTTTATGCAAGACGTGGTGGAGGCTTCGCAAGACACGCCTGTCATCGTTGATTTTTGGGCGCCCTGGTGCGGGCCATGCAAAACATTGGGGCCACAGCTGGAAGCGGCAGTGACGGCTGCCAAAGGCGCTGTCAAAATGGCCAAGGTCAATGTGGACGAAGCGCAAATGATTGCAGGTCAGCTGCAAATCCAGTCTATCCCGACGGTATATGCCTTTTATAAAGGACAACCTGTGGACGGGTTCCAAGGGGCTGTGCCGCAATCCGAAATTGAAGATTTTGTGGCGCGTGTCATTAAAGCTGGGGGCGGTACGTCTCCGGCAGAAGATCTGAATTCTGCGGTTGAAGCGGCTGAAGAAATGCTGGCCGAGGGCGCAGCAGACGATGCGGCACAGACCTTTGCGGCGATACTCGAGGAAGACCCAAACCATGCAGGGGCTTACAGTGGTTTGGTTCGTGCGCATATCGCGTTGGACGATCTGGAACAAGCAGAGGGCATACTGAACGGCGCACCTGCCGAAATTTCGTCATCGCCCGAATTGGACGCGGCTGCGGCGCAATTGGAACTGGCCAAACAAGCAGCCAACACCGGACCTTTGGCTGAATTGGAAGCGGCTGTGGCAGCCGATGAAAACGACCACCAAGCGCGCCTGGATCTGGCACAGGCCATGTATGCGGCTGGTGATGGCGAAGGGGCTGTGGAACACCTGTTGACGATTTTCCGCAAAGACCGCGAATGGAATGATGGCGCGGCCAAAGCGCAATTGTTTACGATTTTCGAAGCCTTGAAGCCGGACGATCCGGTGGCGCTGAATGGGCGGCGCAAACTTAGCTCAATGATATTTGCCTGA
- a CDS encoding DUF4334 domain-containing protein, translating into MAATNQKMTSQEALTYFDSLEPVDAPMMIGTWHGQGIDTDHPMDGLLEASRWIGKRFDGPDAVYPLVHKGLFGRDFFVNPALLPLGLATHLPMRDPLIKVLFPLLGPFLSTGKPKARLRMTEFRGKVSATMQYDARPINDVFRKIDARNVLGLMDHKGAQAPFFFKLTKVP; encoded by the coding sequence ATGGCCGCAACAAATCAAAAAATGACGTCCCAAGAGGCACTGACTTATTTCGACAGCCTTGAACCCGTGGATGCGCCGATGATGATCGGGACGTGGCACGGGCAAGGTATCGACACAGACCACCCTATGGACGGCCTACTAGAAGCATCCCGTTGGATCGGAAAACGATTTGATGGGCCGGACGCGGTTTATCCGCTTGTGCATAAAGGGCTGTTCGGGCGGGATTTCTTTGTGAACCCCGCCCTATTGCCCTTGGGGCTGGCGACACATCTGCCTATGCGCGACCCGCTCATCAAAGTACTGTTTCCGCTTCTCGGTCCGTTTTTAAGCACCGGCAAACCAAAAGCGCGCCTGCGCATGACAGAGTTTCGCGGAAAAGTAAGCGCCACAATGCAATATGACGCACGCCCCATAAACGATGTCTTTCGCAAGATTGACGCGCGAAATGTGCTGGGATTGATGGATCACAAAGGCGCGCAGGCCCCGTTCTTTTTCAAGCTCACCAAAGTGCCGTGA